AACTTGAACCGAAATGGAACCAAACCATTGGTTGTGGCTCAGTTTAGTTTCAAACAGTTTTGGTTTTGCAAAGTAAATGCTTTATGCTATTAATACAACCCAATTGaaaaaaattcatgatcatCACACTAAAATTGAACTTGAAATAAAGTTCAACATCAAAATGCCATATGACATTACTCTAGTAATAcccaattgaaaaaattaaGTTTACCACACTAAAACTAAAGTTAAAACAAACTTCAATACAAAATGCCTTATGAGATTAGTggtataatttaaaaaaataaaggaaaactaatgaaaatgttttGGTGCTTCAACAAAAAggttcatgcaattcaacaaaaatGTTTTGGTGCTTCAACTTTTAAGTCACTACTTTGCATCGttcaaccctttctctttccctttcaTTTTGGACACTTACTCTTCGAAGGTTAAGAGGCCTTTGAACTTGTAAATGAGCTTGAGAAGATGATACTTGAGAAGACATTGGACCTTATGAAATTAATTCGAtggatgaggatgaggagtcACTAAACCTTGTGAACTAAAAGCTTGAGATGCATTGGAACTTGCTGTTGTGGTTATGGGCTAAgagtaagggctggtttggtattgctgtgctttgaaaaaaagctgctgtgagaataagcggctgtgctgtgagaataagcggctgcgaaataaatcagcaaagtgtttggtaaacttttttgtaaaagtgcttttggaaagaaaaaaaaagtctaatagtgggtcttttcattaaagaagcactgtagctccgtgtgctttgaaaaaaagccagttttccaaagctacaaatagcagcttcagctttttcctttgatttcagcttattctcacagcagcttccaaaataagccattttttttcagtttaccaaacacctaaaaccctcacagctttttttcataggtgcttttttttaagcacctcactcccaaactaggtctaagaGATGCAATACTTGAATTCAAAATGGCCACCTCTACATAATACAAATACATAAGCAATATAAATTACATTAGCTATTGTAAACTTTAAAAAGCCTACAAAAGCTATAAAAcacattgaaaaaacaaaacaaagaaaacttaCAATATAAATTACCTAATACtggtattaaattaaatatttatttaatttttgtagtgCGGTTCAGTCTCGGTGAGGTTTTTGATGGTCAAAACCGAAACAAAATTGTTTTTCATATGATATTACTGTTCACAAATCCATTTTTATCTCTACACATCATTGTTGATTTTTGTtaattgatctttttcaatcaATCGATTTGACGATCGAAAATTGAGAGGAGTGTGAACATACCACCTTTTCATATTGCCGTTTAGTTTTAAACCAAAATTGTTTCAAAATCGCAAAAACAGAATTGTCCAGTTCAATTtaattcgtgtttcggtttcagCTTTTAgttctaagtgcccaccccttACTCTAAACTGGCAGACGACTAAGAGACTCCTTCCATATAATAATCAAGTCATTGAAAAAAAACGTGCAATCAATAACTCAAATCAGAATTCTCTTCAAGTTTTGAATCTCAATATTTCCTAAAACATGGACTAAGAAATCAAGTGAAATATTGTTATTAAAACGGCCAAAAGTGGAGCCCACCCAGGAAACGAGAGGCCAAAGCCGCCAGACCAGTGCGCTCAATCGCTTCACGCCTTTTCTCTTTCCCTCGATTCCTTCTTTCGTTCAACCCAAATTCTGTGCGGCTTGGAGCAAAAATGGCCCTCGTCGGCGTTCTTGCTCTTCAGGGGTCTTTCAACGAACACATAGCAGGCACTCCATTTTTGCCTCCTCTCTCGCAGCAAATGCATTCGATATAATTGCACTATGTTTTTCTGATGCACTGTGCGACTGTTTGTGTGTGTTGTAGCTCTGAGAAGGCTTGGGGTGAAGGGCGTGGAGATAAGGAAGCCAGAGCAGCTTGAAACCGTGGCCTCCCTTATAATCCCTGGAGGGGAGAGCACCACCATGGCTAAGCTCGCCGAGTACCACAAcctggtctctctctctctctctctctcagcttctgggtttgttttgatttgttcCTTTGTTTGATATTGGTTTATTTTGTTGACAGTTTCCTGCTCTGCGTGAGTTTGTTAAAATGGGGAAGCCTGTTTGGGGGACCTGTGCAGGTCTTATTTTCTTAGCAAACAAAGCTACAGGCACGTTCATGttccttctttctttcgttGTTGTTATCAATCCTTTAAGTTATTGATATGTTCAATTGTTCTTATAAATGTGATGAGAGGAGTGGCATGATTTTCACTTTTCAGGACAGAAAATAGGAGGACAGGAACTTGTTGGCGGCCTAGATTGCACCGTCCACAGAAACTTCTTTGGCAGTCAGGTAATGCACTCACTTCTCTATTCTCAAGTTCACGTGATTTCGATATTCAATGCGGTAATTGTTTAACTTTTGGTTAACCAAAAACTTGCAGATTCAGAGCTTTGAGGCTGAGCTTGCAGTACCAGAGCTTGCTTCTACGGAAGGTGGTCCTCAAGTATTTCATGGAGTTTTCATCCGTGCTCCCGCTATCCTTGATGTAGGACCAGAAGTTGAAGTTCTGGCTGATTATCCTGTTCCATCTAATAAGGTGGTGGATTCAAATTCTGCAGTTGAAGCTCAAGAGGTTTGTGGTTTTTCTTCTGTCCATAATTTTTTTACTGGTTATACTGTTATGTAATCAGTCTTTAGTCAAGCCTCATTTGTTTCGTTTAAGTTGGCAGCTCTATTTGCTTCTTCAGTAACCCTATTTCCTTGTAAAACATATGACTTGTTTTGAAAGGAGTCGAAATACTTATCGTAGAACAAGTTCATCATCTCTTTCTAAAATAGGGTAGTTAGTTTGCAAGTTTATGATAGTGGAGCAAGTTATGATCAAAAGTTCATTTTCTTGTCTGAGAAGCGGTAAATTTCTTGTGGTCTTGTCTGAAACATGTCTATGATTGAAAGTTGTTGACTGGAATTAGATAGACTAGTTTGTTATGTACATGGGTACGGTTATATCATCTCGCTTAGTTTTGGGCTCGTACAATCACCAATCACAAACCTGGTTATGTCATGTGTTGTCAGTAACACTGCTTCTGCTGTATATAGCAAAGAGAAGAGACACTATCAAATCTTTTGTTCTGGTGTGCAAATATGCAGTTATATTGCTATACAAAACCAGAGTATCATTCGTCTAAGATGAAATTACCAATGGCGGCATGCTGCTGACATATATTAAGTTCGTTTTACCTTCTTTCATTGCAATTTTCTTATTAGTTTTTGATATTTCAGGAGAATCCTGTGCCTGAGAATAAAGTGATTGTAGCAGTTCGACAGAAGAATTTGCTGGCAACTGCCTTCCATCCTGAATTGACAGCAGACACTCGATGGTAAATATGCTTACTCTGTCAGCCATTCTCCTAAATTCACACGAGGTTCTAAGTATTTAATATCGCAGGCATAGTTACTTCTTGAAGATGTCAACTGAAACCGGAGAAGGAGGCATCGTTGCTGTTGGAGCAGATCTAAGTTTAAACCAACAAACAAAGATTGACCTCCCTATATTTCAATAGTGGAGGACAGATAAGTGTTAAGGTTTTCTTCCGTGCATTTTGTTGAATTCCTTATTATTCAGAGTGTTTTTCCGTTGGCGGATGTTGATGTACGATATCTGTTAAAGGTCTTTGATGGTGGACAAGTAGTCCTTCAGGTGAATGGTTTAGTTTTAATGCAGATAATCCGTTCTGCATTTCAGATGGTGTATATACAATAACGCAGTTGAAAAGAAGTTTCATTTTAATCATTCGAATAAATGCTGAGGATATTACCTTTCTCTCGTGCAGTAAGTAGTTAAATATCAATTTACCATAGGCTAAACCCCAAAAACTTCCCCCACCAAGACCAAGGCTGTTTTGCCTTGCGAAAGTCACAATCTTGAGGATGCCCTCAATGTGTTGGACGAAAT
This window of the Malus domestica chromosome 03, GDT2T_hap1 genome carries:
- the LOC103422086 gene encoding probable pyridoxal 5'-phosphate synthase subunit PDX2 — its product is MALVGVLALQGSFNEHIAALRRLGVKGVEIRKPEQLETVASLIIPGGESTTMAKLAEYHNLFPALREFVKMGKPVWGTCAGLIFLANKATGQKIGGQELVGGLDCTVHRNFFGSQIQSFEAELAVPELASTEGGPQVFHGVFIRAPAILDVGPEVEVLADYPVPSNKVVDSNSAVEAQEENPVPENKVIVAVRQKNLLATAFHPELTADTRWHSYFLKMSTETGEGGIVAVGADLSLNQQTKIDLPIFQ